The genome window TCTCATTGTCTGGGTGACAGGTCTACACCAGGACACACGCAATCACACACTTGCCGCAggtgcaaatacacacacacacacacacacacacacacacacacacacacacacacacacacacacacacacacacactgtctgtttGGGCTGAGTCTTAACAGCTTTTTGTGTTTATGATTGTCCGTGAGTGTGTTTAttatgagagtgtgtgtttgagtaagTTGGTTCTTCCATGCGTGTTTGTTCATGTGAGTGGAACAGCCCACACAAACTCTGTCATCCGGCTGGGAATGGGCCGTGATGATATTTCATAATGTTACGTTTGTTCCTTCGGTCAGTCAGAGATGACTATTAGATGTAAGGTCATCTAAAGATAATAGCCAGACATGTCACTAaccactctccttctcttctctctagtTTCCTATGGGATGAGTACACAGTGGAGGTGAAAATCAACGACTACCTGGACATCATCTGTCCTCACTACACGCGCGGGGAGCTGCCGTCCCAGGAGGCCGAGCGGTACGTGCTGTACATGGTGGAGAAGGAGGATTATGAGGTGTGTAAGCCCCACTCCTTCGACCAGCTGCGTTGGGAATGTTCCCGACCCTTCGCTGCCCACGCCCCCGAGAGGTTCTCCGAGAAGTTCCAGCGCTTCACCCCCTTCACCCTGGGCAAGGAGTTCAGACATGGAGAGAGCTACTACTATATCTGTAAGTATATCAATACTATAGTAGTACTAATACACATTTACTAATACCACTATCTATTTGCAGTACTTCTGAATGAATACTACCACTTAACTGTACAATAGACTACTCTAACACAATGCTTGGGTATTTGTACTaaacctccctcttctccctcttcagcCAAGCCGCTGCATCACCACGGCCAGGAGTGTCTGAGGCTGAAGGTGGATGTGGTTGGACCTCATGGTGAGCTCCATTCCCCTGTCTCCATCAACATGCTAGCATTAGCCTCTGTTAGGAAAACCCTCTAAAGGCTAAAGCTATGGTAGCATTAGCTTCCATTCACATTAATGGCTAGGCTTAGTGTTCCCCATATTCAGTGGTGTTCCCGATGGGTGTTCATACAATCAAGTTCTTACCAATGACTTCTTGTCTTCTACAGGTTCTGGGAAGGCCAAGGCTGACAAAGTCaaggatggagtgatggagaaAGCGATGGATGGAGGAAAGGGAAAGATAGGAGCAGGAGGAGTGCACAACCCCTCCAACAGGCTTCCAGCCGGTACGTCTCCCATCTGTCCATCCAGAGAGACAGTCAGATGTATAGCATTGACTCTGGATACTGGAAGTACAGTAGAATTGTTCCACTTGTTTCTGATAataacatgttctctctctctctccagatgacccTACTGTGTTGGAGCCTAAGGTCCAGAAGAGTGTGGGTAGTTCAGGTGTTCAGCTGGTCTCCCTGTCGGTCTTCTTCACCCTGTTCCCCGTCCTACTATCCCTGTTACTATATTGAGACTGAGTTACAGACCTAGCTACAACAGAGACACTGTCAACCCAATGCTGGACATTGGCACAGAGAAGATTTTTATAGATATTTTTATATTTGCAACTGGACtgagctgctgtgtgtgtgtgtgtgtgtgtgtgtgtgtgtgtgtgtgtgtgtgtgtgtgtgtgtgtgtgtgtgtgtgtgtgtgtgtgtgtgtgtgtgtgtgtgtgtgtg of Salvelinus alpinus chromosome 4, SLU_Salpinus.1, whole genome shotgun sequence contains these proteins:
- the efna1b gene encoding ephrin-A1b; protein product: MDLVWLVCLAVSFGTGFATAERHSVFWNSTNPNFLWDEYTVEVKINDYLDIICPHYTRGELPSQEAERYVLYMVEKEDYEVCKPHSFDQLRWECSRPFAAHAPERFSEKFQRFTPFTLGKEFRHGESYYYISKPLHHHGQECLRLKVDVVGPHGSGKAKADKVKDGVMEKAMDGGKGKIGAGGVHNPSNRLPADDPTVLEPKVQKSVGSSGVQLVSLSVFFTLFPVLLSLLLY